One window of the Nocardia huaxiensis genome contains the following:
- a CDS encoding helix-turn-helix domain-containing protein, with amino-acid sequence MVRQWSGKEARALRDAKRMSIREFAAHLGVHERLVSKWEAGGIRVHPRPINQAALDTSLARSDDVVRARFAALIDQPLIDRPAVPGFDVHHNGAFQGKTFERQDRPVQASYSSDAELLALVDTGAMRGDALAAISERDLIMAAAHEASEHAGRAESTNVGATTLEQLDADVMRIANDYVHVPPVPMMVEMLRVRRRVYRLLEGHQRPADTSHLYLLAGTLSGLLANASTDLGYFDAAGEQGRAAWAYAELCGHNGLRAWTRGMQALIEYWSERPRRAVLLAQSGQQYAESATARVRLLNIEARIWSRLGSTQDTERCIRAADEARSGDVSDTLHDEVGGVFGFKEPKSQYYAGATYIHLGQAEPALEATTRAIDLYANGPTEQRSYGAEALARVDSAAAHLINGSLDGAAEALQPVLQLDEDKRIAQLEERLTGLRQRLTGPEFRDAAEGRHLDERIEEFCGATAAKSLLPPDTAR; translated from the coding sequence GTGGTCCGGCAGTGGTCAGGTAAAGAGGCCCGTGCCCTCCGCGATGCCAAAAGGATGAGTATCCGGGAGTTCGCAGCACATTTGGGTGTGCACGAGCGCTTGGTCTCGAAGTGGGAAGCCGGTGGGATCCGGGTGCATCCGCGCCCCATCAATCAGGCCGCCCTCGACACCTCCCTCGCCAGGTCCGACGATGTTGTGCGGGCACGGTTCGCGGCCTTGATCGACCAACCCCTGATCGACCGCCCCGCCGTACCCGGTTTCGATGTGCACCACAACGGTGCCTTTCAGGGCAAAACCTTTGAGCGGCAAGACCGTCCGGTGCAAGCCAGTTATTCCAGCGACGCGGAACTGCTGGCACTCGTCGACACGGGTGCAATGAGAGGCGATGCGTTAGCGGCGATTTCGGAGAGGGATCTGATCATGGCGGCTGCCCATGAAGCAAGTGAGCATGCCGGGCGGGCGGAGAGCACCAATGTGGGAGCGACCACGTTGGAGCAGCTCGACGCCGATGTCATGCGTATTGCGAACGATTACGTGCATGTGCCCCCGGTGCCCATGATGGTGGAGATGCTGCGGGTGCGGCGTCGTGTGTACCGGTTGCTCGAGGGTCATCAGCGCCCGGCCGATACGTCGCATTTGTACCTACTCGCCGGAACCTTGTCCGGACTGCTCGCCAATGCCAGCACCGATCTCGGGTATTTCGATGCGGCGGGCGAACAGGGCAGGGCCGCTTGGGCTTACGCGGAACTGTGCGGGCACAACGGATTACGTGCGTGGACGCGGGGCATGCAGGCGCTCATCGAATACTGGTCGGAACGTCCACGCCGCGCGGTGCTCCTCGCCCAGAGCGGGCAGCAGTACGCGGAGTCGGCGACCGCGCGGGTGCGACTACTCAATATCGAGGCCCGTATCTGGTCGCGCCTGGGTAGTACGCAGGACACCGAACGCTGCATCCGTGCCGCGGACGAGGCGCGCAGCGGCGACGTCAGCGACACCCTGCACGACGAGGTCGGCGGCGTCTTCGGTTTCAAGGAACCGAAGAGCCAGTACTACGCGGGCGCCACCTACATCCATCTCGGTCAGGCCGAGCCGGCGCTGGAGGCGACGACCCGCGCCATCGACCTGTACGCCAACGGCCCGACCGAGCAGCGCTCGTACGGTGCCGAGGCATTGGCCCGCGTGGACAGTGCCGCCGCGCACCTGATCAACGGCAGCCTGGACGGTGCCGCCGAAGCGTTGCAGCCGGTGCTGCAGCTGGACGAGGACAAGCGCATCGCCCAGCTGGAGGAGCGCCTCACGGGCCTGCGTCAGCGCCTCACCGGTCCGGAGTTCCGCGATGCCGCCGAGGGCCGCCACCTGGACGAAAGGATCGAGGAGTTCTGCGGAGCGACGGCCGCCAAGAGCCTGTTACCTCCTGATACAGCGCGGTAG